DNA from Microcoleus sp. bin38.metabat.b11b12b14.051:
TAATCAGATACTGTCGAATAGTGCGATCGCTGCCAACGAAATCTCCCTGTTTGCTACCAAAGATAATTGATGTCACGGAATCGAACTGTTTGATTTGAAACAAAAAGTAGCGTTCGAGTTGGGACAAATTTTTCAAATTTACGGTTTTTTGGTGCACCGCATCGGCGTTAATGCGGTTGATTAAATGCGGCGCGGACAAATATGTATCCAGGTAATGCGTGACGCGATCGCCAATTTGTAGTGCTAGCTGGTCTGCCAGGTTGTTAACCGCCTTTTCCCCGTTTTTGTAAGAAAGATACCCCACAAGCCCCACAGTCCCCACAATTTGCAGCACAAAGGGCACAATCAACACCGCACGCAGCGGTGCGTTTTTGAGGGTGGCGGTTAGGTGATTCCCTACGGGATAGCTACACTTGAAGAGTGTTTTAATTGACATTAGGATAAAACGGTAGTTAGGCAAGTGGGGAAATGGGGATGAATCTACATAATTTTAACGTCATAAACCCGGTTTGTTCGTATATTTATGGTGACTAAATGCAATAATAAATCATAGAAACCGGGTTCTGGGTTTCTAGACCCTATGAATCCGCAATCAAACTATCGCTACCTGTTGTTACCCTCAACTCTACATAATTGTCAAATAAGTTTGTGTCGGACTAATCGGCAAAACTTTTAATTGTTGATTTTGTAAATCGAGTTCAATTCCCAATGCTTCCAGGGGGATAACTCCCAGTAAAGGGGAACCGCCGCCGGGAAGTTCCAAACATTCAAAAGTTCCCTCGCGTCCCAGCAAAGAAATTTTAGCATCTTGAAAAATTCTCGCTTTGCCAATGCCGTTAGCCGTCTCAACGTCTACTTCTTTGAGGATTTCTAATCCCAATTGGGCGATCGCGCTTTTTGGCAAACACAGAGTTGTTGCGCCTGTATCTACGAGGACATTATCAAGAGTTAGCGATCGCACTTCGTCAGCAGTAATGATACCCCGCGCCGCCAAACCTTGGTCGATGCGATTGGTGATGGTTAAGGTTGTGATAATTCTGCCCATTTTGGTCTTTGCAGTTGACAGCATAATCTTAATCTCGGTTAGTATACCTCAATTATGGCACTGATTTTTAGCTGCGCTCCGCGTCAGGAACGGGCTCTGGGGCCAGTTCCACAAGAAAGGATTTTTGAGATGAATTTATTGTATTTATTTCTTGTGGGGTGGGCTTCTAGCCCGCCCCTACAATTTTTTACCAAAAATATTGTTTTTTATTCGCTTACCTACTGAGCAAAATTACTGCTAAAATAAAGTACGAGTTCTTGCCGCTCAAACGCAGACCATGACCGCACAAACCCCCGTACAATTCCAAGACAGTTTCGACATCATCGTAGTAGGTGGCGGACACTCCGGCTGCGAAGCCGCCCTCGCCACATCTCGCCTCGGATGCCGCACGCTTTTACTCACCCTCAACCTCGACAAAATCGCGTGGCAACCCTGCAACCCAGCCGTAGGCGGCCCCGCTAAAACTCAACTTACCAACGAAGTCGATGCCCTAGGCGGAGAAATGGGCAAAATGGCCGATCGCACTTACCTACAAAAGCGCGTCCTCAACGCTTCGAGAGGCCCCGCAGTTTGGGCGCTCAGAGCCCAGACAGACAAGCGGGAATACGCCGCTGTGATGAACAATATTGTCGAAAATCAACTTAATTTGACCGTCCGCGAAGCGATGGTTACAGACTTAGTTTTGGGCAAAAACGAAGAAGTTATCGGCGTAGAAACATACTTCGGCGTCGGCTTTGGATGCAAAGCCGTAATTCTGACAACTGGGACTTTTTTAGGCGGCACAATTTGGGTAGGAAACAAGTCGATGCCCGCCGGACGCGCCGGAGAATTTGCCGCCGTCGGTTTGACAGAAACTCTCAACCGCTTGGGCTTTGAAACCGGACGGTTGAAAACAGGAACTCCCGCCAGAGTTGACAAGCGCACCCTCGATTACTCGAACTTGGAACCGCAGCCTGGAGATACAGATGTTCGCTGGTTTAGTTTCGATCCCGAAGTTTGGGTGGAACGCGAACAAATGCCCTGCTATTTAACTCGAACTACCCCCGCAACTCACCAGTTAATTAAAGACAACTTGCACCTTTCTCCGGTTTACGGTGGCTGGGTTGATGCGAAGGGGCCGCGCTACTGTCCGAGTATTGAAGATAAAATCGTGCGCTTTGCAGATAAGGAAAGCCACCAGATTTTTATTGAACCAGAAGGTAGGGATATTCCTGAACTGTATATCCAAGG
Protein-coding regions in this window:
- a CDS encoding retroviral-like aspartic protease family protein, which codes for MGRIITTLTITNRIDQGLAARGIITADEVRSLTLDNVLVDTGATTLCLPKSAIAQLGLEILKEVDVETANGIGKARIFQDAKISLLGREGTFECLELPGGGSPLLGVIPLEALGIELDLQNQQLKVLPISPTQTYLTIM